The Rhizobium viscosum genomic sequence ATCTGAATGGTGACTTCGCGGGAGATCTGGCTTTCCCAGCTCGCTGCCGTCGAGCGAACCATGCTGACGCCGCCGAGCGTCAGGCAGGCGAGGAAGGCCATGATGGCAATGACAACCATCAGCGCATTGCCCTGAATGTTTGATGGCGGCAGGATCGGTGCCGTGGGGCGCACGCGCATCTCCGGCCGCTTGGGCTGCTGGGCAGGGGCAGCGGCGGGCGCCTTTGCGCGGGTCCTGGTGGGCGTTTTAGTCATAAATATCGAGATGCCCTTCCGAGAGGATCATGCGGCGGGCTTCCACCTGGTCCATCAGCGAGAGATCGTGGGTGGCGATCACCACTGCGGTGCCTAGACGGTTGAGTTCCATGAAGAGGTTCAGAAGGCGCTTGGCCATCGGCGGATCCACATTGCCGGTCGGCTCGTCGGCAAGCAGCACTTCCGGCCGGTCCATCAGAGCGCGGGCAATTGCGGCACGCTGTTTTTCACCGCCTGAGAGCACCGGCGGCAGCACGTTGATACGTTCGCCGAGGCCGACCCATTTCAAAAGTTCCAGCACGTCGGTCTTGTAAGTACTTTCATCCTTGCCGCGCACGCGAAGCGGCAGAGCCACATTCTCGTAGGTCGTCAGATGGTCGAGGAGACGAAAATCCTGAAAGACGATGCCGACGCGGCGGCGCAGCAGCGGCAGTTCGGGCCGCGGGATCTCGGATATGTCGCGCCCAAACATGCGGATCAGGCCGCGGGTCGGCTGCAGCGACATGAAGAGCAGGCGCAGCAGCGTGGTCTTGCCGGCGCCGGACGGGCCGGTCAGAAACTGGAAGGACTTTTTCGGGATATCGAAAGTCAGGTCCCGGAGGATTTCCGGGCCCATACCATATCGCAAACCGACATTCTCGAAGTGGATCAACGGGGTAGCTCAGTCTTTCGTGGTTTCACCGCATGACTTGTTAACCAACACCGTTAACAGCAGGTAAATTTTGCCGGAAAGACGCCCGTTTGATGGCGATCTTTGCGAAGCATTAACCATTGAAATTTACGACTGGGCTGGATTCGTTTCAATGCCAAGATTGTCTTGGGCAGCGAAACCATGTGGACATCCGAGAGGTCGCCATCATGGAAGCATCCTCCTTCAGACGACAGGCCGCCGGTCGGGCCTATGATTTTCTGCCGCCAGAGCCGGTTATCCGCCAACCCCGCCGCATGCCGCGCAGGGATGACGTTGCCGATGCCGAATTCGTCGTCGTCGGCAAAGTGCGACCGCAAGGTGCGTCTGCCAGTGCCCGCGATACGACCCGCAACGACAATCGCCGTCGTAGCGTTCCGCTCAAGACCCAGCCTCCAGTCTTGCTTGCAACCGCTGCCGCGGTCGTGCGGGGCATGGAGGTCTGGCTGCAACAAGCGTCGCTGCGGGGCTTTGCGGCACTTGTAATCTCGCTTTTCGTGCTGGTCTTCGGGCTTGCCGGCGGATTTTCCGGTCTTTCGAAGAGCGGAGCGTCGCCGGCTACCACGCTCCACTTCTCGCATGTGACGATTACCCCGCGCGACGCCAATGGCATGCGCATCCTGCTGATCAACGGCATCATCGAGAATGAAAGCGGCGTGACACAACAGGTCCAGCCGATCCGCGCCGATCTCGTCGCCGACGAGCGATTGACCGCCAGCATCGTCATCGCGCCGCCGACGGATGCCATTTATGCCGGCCAGAGTCGCGGCTTTTCAGCCCGCGTGCAGCATGCCGGCGGCAAGGTGCCGGAGGTCCGGCTTTCGTTCATGCCTTGAGCGCAGAGGCGCGTTTTTGGATTGTTCGAGGGGAAAAACCTGTCGCTCCGGGGTGTTTCGCCGGAATTAATGTGCTAACGGCTTACCCTTCATTTTACGGAGCAAGCCTTTATGCCTGTCGTGCGCGGAAAAAACATCGAGCCGCTCTTCACTGCCGAGCAGATCGCCGAGCGCAATCACTCCATGGCGCGGGATATCGCCGCCGGCCCGACGAAGGACCTGCTGGTCATCGCTGTTTTGAAGGGCTCCTTCATTTTTGCGGCCGATCTGCTGCGCGCTCTGCATGATACCGGCCTTGCTCCCGAGGTAGAGTTCATCACGCTCTCGAGCTATGGCGCCGGCACGGTTTCGCAGGGTGTGCGCATCGTCAAGGATATCGATAGCGACGTGAAGGACCGTGATGTCCTGCTGATCGACGACATTCTCGAATCCGGCCGTACGCTGCGGTTTGCCAAGGAATTGCTCTATGAGCGCGGCGCACGCAACGTGACGATCGCCGTACTGCTCGACAAGCGCGTGAAGCGCAAGGAAGAGCTGGAAGCGGACTATGTCGGCTTCGAATGCCCCGACTATTTCGTGGTCGGCTACGGCATGGATGTCGCCTATGCTTTCCGCGAGCTGCCCTTCGTCGGCGTGGTTACCGGCGATGCGTAAGGCGTTCTGCTTCAAGACGGCTTGTTAACCATTCCGTCGATCGGCTTTGCGCGTTTACCGATCGCTAGGGAACCGCATGCGATCTCCGTCGCGGGGCATGACGACGGAGCAATGCACAGATGGCAAAAATTCTGATCACGGAAGACGAGGATTCCCTTCGTACTTTCGTAGCCCGGGCACTACGCCTTGACGGTCATGAGACCGATGAAGCCGCCGACGGGGCGGAAGGGCTGGAAAAGCTGAAGGGCGGCAGCTACGACCTGCTGCTTTCCGATATCCGTATGCCGGTCATGGACGGCATCGAACTGGCGCATCAGGCGAAGGACGCCTTTCCGGCGCTGAAAATCCTGCTGATGACGGGCTATGCCGAACAGCGCGAACGGGCCGACGACCTCGCTGAAAAGATCATCGATGTCGTGCCGAAGCCGTTCGCCTTGCCGGACATTCGCAGGGCCGTAGCGCGGGCTCTGGTCGCTTAGCATCTTGTGGCGCAGGCGTGCTCCCAGGGCACGCCAACAGCCCGATATCCTCTCAGCATCACTGAATATCGAGCAGTCGTTCGAGATATTGACGCTCGATCGCCTGGGTCGGATTGTTGCCGAGTTTTTCGCGGATAGCGTCCAGAATCTCCCGGGCGCGCTGAACGTCGATCTCGTCAGGTATCTTCACATCGTTGTTCATATCCGGCCCGAGGTCAGTCTGGCGTGGGCGGCCGAGCGGATCGCGGCCGTTCTGGTTGCCCTGGCCGAGCTGGCCGTTCGGGCCCTGCTGTCCTTGCTGGCCCTGCTGCGCCTGCATCATCTGGCTCATCATGTCACGTGCGCCCTGGCGCAGGGCTTCGAGAGCCCGGCCTTGGCCCTCCACAGCGCTGCTACCGTTGCCCTGACCGAGATCACGGCCGGCGCCTTCCATTTCGCGCTGTGCTTGGCCGAAGCCTTCGCCCGGCTTCATACCCATATCGCCAAGGCTCTTCTGCAGTTCCTGCAACTGTTTGCCGAGCGCATCCTGCTGGCCACGCAGCTGCTTCAACGCTTCGCGCAGTTGCTCGGCCGTCATCTGGTCGCCGGGCTGCTGGCCTTGCTGCTGCTGGCCCTGCTGTTGTTGTTGCTGGCCTTCCTCGCCGGGCATCATGTCGTCCATGTTGGGGTCACCGCGCTGCATGCGGTCGCGAAGCTGCTGGTCGAGGCGGAAAGTCTCCTCCATCAGCTTCTGCTGGTCGCGGAGGATCTGGCCGAGTTTGTTCATCTGCTGAGTCAACTGGCTGTTTTCCTGCTGCTGGCCGCGCTGCGGGCGCGCCGTCTGCAGGTTGTTCATCAGCCGTTGCAGGTCGGAGAGCATCTGCTGGGCGGCATCGCGATTGCCGGAACGTGCCAGGTTTTCGATCTGGTCCATCATGCGCTGCAGATCTTGCTGGCGCAGGAAATTCTGGGCGTTCTGGTTCGGCTGCATCGGCATGTTCTGCAGGCGCTGGGCGAGCTCGTTCATATAGTCCTGCATCGCCTTGCGCAGCTCATCCATCAGTTTCTTAATTTCGGCGTCTGGAGCATTACGGTTCAGCGCATCGGCAAGGTTCTGCTGGGCGTCGCGCAGCCGCCGTTCCGCCAGCGAAAGATCACCTTCCTCGATGCCAAGCGCGATGTCCCAGAGATATTGGGCGGTATCCTTGAGCTGCTCATCACCTCTGGCGAGCTTCATGCGGGTCAGCGCGGACTCGATCAGCAGGTAATGGGTGGTGTTCGGGATCGTCTCCTCGGGCCGGATCGTCAGGGCTTCGTTGAGCGCGATAGCTTCCGGCATTTTGCGGGTATCGAGAGCGAAGGTCTGGCGCTCTTCGGCGACGGCCGCTGCCAGCGGCTCGCTGAACGGACGCGATGGCATGATCATCTCATAGGGCGGGCTGCGGCCCGTCTGCCCGGCGGCATCCTTGGCGACGAGGGTGATGCGCACGCGTTTGCCTGCCAGCGGATGTTCGGTCAGGTTCTTGCTCGTCAGGCCCTTGCCGTCACGTGCATTGCGGCGGGGAATGTCCAGCCGGAATTCCGGCAGCGGATAGAGCGGCGTTGCGGCCGGATCGGATTCGACCGGTACGATCTCGGCATGAGCCTCTTGCACGCCGTAATCGTCCTTCACCGTAAAGCCGATTTCCAGAGCACCGTTGACGGCGCGGCGCGGCATGCCATCGAAGGCAATTTCAGGCGCCTTGTCGGGCAGGACGTCGAAACTCCAGATGCGGCCGTTTGCCTGTAGCGCGCCGTTCTCCTCGAGCTTCATGATGTGCGTCTGCGCCATCAGCTGAGGTGCAGCTGGAGCGCCTGAGGCCTGTTCAGCATTGGAGTTGGTGGCCAGCTGCGGCCGGGTGTCTTCCTGAACAGCGATTTCCTGGCTTTCGCCATTGGCCTTCCTGAACAGTACCTTCTCGGCCGATTGGCCACCGCTGACGCGCACCGTCAGACTGGAAAACTGCGGAACACCGATCGCGGTCTGTTCACTGCCATCGGCTGTCAGATAGATCGGTGCGCGGCCGGTATAGGAGGGCGGGGTCACCCATGCGTCGATACGCACGGCCGGGTTGCTCGTAACCTGTGCGGGTGCAGGCTGAAATGCGTCGGCGACGGAGCCGCCGTTGATCGACAGCGAATAACCGAATGCGGTGACGACAAGCAGCGCCGGTATGGCGCGTAGCGCGAAACGGTCGTGCCGGGCGATATCGGGTCGCGGCAGGCCAGCGTCCAATGTCGCGATCTTCCGCGCCATGCGCGTCTGGTGTTCACGCCATAGGGCGCGAGAGAAGGGCGTATCGAAGGCGGGCTCATCCTCCTGCACCATGACCGGCTGATGTGGCAGGCCGTTGCGCTCTTCCAGCATGCGGTCGGCGTCGACAACCTGTGGCCAGCGAAGATTACGGAACGGCAGCAGGGAAACAAGGAAGCCGGCAGCAAAGGCGATCAGGAGGAGGACACGCAGCCAGTCCGGTACAATACGGAAGAAGCCGAACCAGGAGACCGAGAGATAAATCGCGATGACGGAAAGGGCAGGCACCAGCAGCGGAAGAACCTGCTCGGCAAAAAGCACGATCCGGGCCAGGAAACGTTTTGCCGCCACCAGCCGCGCAAGAGAGGGTTGAAGCGCGAATGCGCCTTTCTTCTGCCTTGCGAGGCTAGTCATCAAT encodes the following:
- the ftsE gene encoding cell division ATP-binding protein FtsE; the encoded protein is MIHFENVGLRYGMGPEILRDLTFDIPKKSFQFLTGPSGAGKTTLLRLLFMSLQPTRGLIRMFGRDISEIPRPELPLLRRRVGIVFQDFRLLDHLTTYENVALPLRVRGKDESTYKTDVLELLKWVGLGERINVLPPVLSGGEKQRAAIARALMDRPEVLLADEPTGNVDPPMAKRLLNLFMELNRLGTAVVIATHDLSLMDQVEARRMILSEGHLDIYD
- the hpt gene encoding hypoxanthine phosphoribosyltransferase; the encoded protein is MPVVRGKNIEPLFTAEQIAERNHSMARDIAAGPTKDLLVIAVLKGSFIFAADLLRALHDTGLAPEVEFITLSSYGAGTVSQGVRIVKDIDSDVKDRDVLLIDDILESGRTLRFAKELLYERGARNVTIAVLLDKRVKRKEELEADYVGFECPDYFVVGYGMDVAYAFRELPFVGVVTGDA
- a CDS encoding response regulator; this translates as MAKILITEDEDSLRTFVARALRLDGHETDEAADGAEGLEKLKGGSYDLLLSDIRMPVMDGIELAHQAKDAFPALKILLMTGYAEQRERADDLAEKIIDVVPKPFALPDIRRAVARALVA
- a CDS encoding TIGR02302 family protein — encoded protein: MTSLARQKKGAFALQPSLARLVAAKRFLARIVLFAEQVLPLLVPALSVIAIYLSVSWFGFFRIVPDWLRVLLLIAFAAGFLVSLLPFRNLRWPQVVDADRMLEERNGLPHQPVMVQEDEPAFDTPFSRALWREHQTRMARKIATLDAGLPRPDIARHDRFALRAIPALLVVTAFGYSLSINGGSVADAFQPAPAQVTSNPAVRIDAWVTPPSYTGRAPIYLTADGSEQTAIGVPQFSSLTVRVSGGQSAEKVLFRKANGESQEIAVQEDTRPQLATNSNAEQASGAPAAPQLMAQTHIMKLEENGALQANGRIWSFDVLPDKAPEIAFDGMPRRAVNGALEIGFTVKDDYGVQEAHAEIVPVESDPAATPLYPLPEFRLDIPRRNARDGKGLTSKNLTEHPLAGKRVRITLVAKDAAGQTGRSPPYEMIMPSRPFSEPLAAAVAEERQTFALDTRKMPEAIALNEALTIRPEETIPNTTHYLLIESALTRMKLARGDEQLKDTAQYLWDIALGIEEGDLSLAERRLRDAQQNLADALNRNAPDAEIKKLMDELRKAMQDYMNELAQRLQNMPMQPNQNAQNFLRQQDLQRMMDQIENLARSGNRDAAQQMLSDLQRLMNNLQTARPQRGQQQENSQLTQQMNKLGQILRDQQKLMEETFRLDQQLRDRMQRGDPNMDDMMPGEEGQQQQQQGQQQQGQQPGDQMTAEQLREALKQLRGQQDALGKQLQELQKSLGDMGMKPGEGFGQAQREMEGAGRDLGQGNGSSAVEGQGRALEALRQGARDMMSQMMQAQQGQQGQQGPNGQLGQGNQNGRDPLGRPRQTDLGPDMNNDVKIPDEIDVQRAREILDAIREKLGNNPTQAIERQYLERLLDIQ